The proteins below come from a single Afipia felis ATCC 53690 genomic window:
- a CDS encoding aromatic ring-hydroxylating oxygenase subunit alpha yields MLNTASVIPLEQTANYLRHFWHPVCTLDELKASNDEGVGPIGRVLLDEPLVIAKLDGKIVAMGDRCAHRFAKLSGGKVIENSRLQCPYHGWQYGSSGKCAFIPAAPNDPIPRKAMTPAYECEVKYDIVWVRLDSSWNATSIPYCSAWDNPDFKKVIIAEPYNWSSSAQRRWENFTDFSHFAYVHPGTLYDPAYSEPAIVPVDRVGGELRFFMEPGKDMLDTLPPDSPLGSWDYRATMPFSINLDIRLYRNGSPFLLWTTSSPTSETTCRNFMIIAHTDDKMPDKVPLDFQKLVLAEDQPVIETQPGPLFLDEISLPTDKISNQYRKWLRELSAAAEAGEEPFKKALLSDVIESR; encoded by the coding sequence ATGTTAAATACGGCTTCGGTAATTCCATTAGAGCAGACCGCAAATTATCTGCGGCACTTCTGGCATCCGGTCTGCACCTTGGATGAACTCAAGGCGTCGAACGATGAGGGCGTCGGCCCAATCGGACGTGTCCTTCTCGATGAACCGCTCGTTATTGCCAAATTGGACGGAAAGATCGTGGCTATGGGCGATCGGTGCGCGCACCGTTTTGCTAAGCTTTCCGGTGGCAAAGTTATCGAGAATAGTAGGCTTCAATGCCCGTATCATGGCTGGCAGTACGGCAGCAGCGGGAAGTGCGCATTTATTCCGGCGGCTCCGAACGACCCTATTCCTCGGAAGGCGATGACCCCGGCTTACGAATGCGAGGTGAAGTACGACATCGTGTGGGTCCGGCTTGATTCTTCCTGGAATGCCACGAGCATTCCTTATTGTAGCGCATGGGATAATCCGGACTTTAAGAAGGTAATAATCGCTGAGCCGTATAATTGGTCGAGCTCTGCGCAACGGCGATGGGAAAATTTCACCGATTTCTCGCATTTCGCTTACGTGCATCCAGGCACGCTCTACGATCCCGCTTATTCAGAACCGGCAATCGTTCCGGTCGATCGCGTTGGTGGAGAGCTTCGCTTCTTTATGGAGCCGGGCAAGGACATGCTCGATACGCTTCCCCCAGATAGCCCACTCGGATCTTGGGATTATCGCGCAACGATGCCGTTTTCGATCAATCTAGATATCCGTCTCTACCGCAACGGATCGCCATTTCTGCTCTGGACAACATCGTCTCCGACATCGGAAACAACATGTCGCAACTTTATGATCATCGCTCACACCGATGATAAGATGCCAGATAAGGTGCCTCTGGATTTTCAAAAGCTGGTATTGGCAGAAGATCAGCCGGTCATCGAGACCCAGCCGGGTCCACTGTTTTTGGATGAGATTTCATTGCCTACTGATAAGATATCCAATCAATACCGCAAATGGCTTCGCGAACTTTCGGCGGCCGCCGAAGCTGGTGAAGAACCCTTCAAAAAGGCTTTGTTGTCGGACGTGATTGAATCACGATGA
- a CDS encoding Rieske 2Fe-2S domain-containing protein yields the protein MIETNLEGWYPVALERDIVPLRLARSKIGNKPLVLWRDDEDQIHVWIDRCPHRSVRLSAGRNFGAYLEGVYHGWRFGKDGRVMAVPAEGYSAKPDICVEVVAVSVQNGLVLANPSKQKALDAPKVDVKKNEILIRPMPIGAKQDIVCGSLSNWQGLRSIVTPTGEESCWVYGLMTPNSKEPASNGLRRINGRLNDLRKSLESSS from the coding sequence ATGATCGAGACGAATTTGGAGGGGTGGTACCCGGTCGCGTTGGAGCGCGATATCGTTCCTTTACGTTTAGCCAGATCTAAAATTGGAAATAAGCCGCTTGTCCTTTGGCGAGACGATGAGGATCAAATTCACGTCTGGATTGATCGTTGTCCTCATCGATCAGTTCGATTGAGCGCGGGTAGAAATTTCGGAGCGTATCTTGAAGGCGTTTATCACGGATGGCGCTTCGGAAAGGATGGGCGCGTTATGGCGGTGCCAGCCGAAGGATATTCGGCAAAGCCGGACATTTGCGTGGAAGTCGTGGCTGTCTCCGTCCAAAACGGATTGGTGTTAGCAAATCCATCCAAGCAGAAAGCATTGGACGCGCCGAAGGTGGATGTCAAAAAAAATGAGATTCTTATCCGCCCTATGCCTATCGGAGCAAAGCAAGACATCGTCTGTGGTTCTCTCTCGAACTGGCAAGGCCTCAGATCTATCGTGACGCCGACCGGCGAGGAGAGCTGCTGGGTATATGGCTTAATGACTCCGAATTCAAAGGAGCCGGCATCAAATGGACTGCGTCGTATCAACGGACGCCTGAACGATCTACGCAAGTCCTTGGAGTCAAGTTCGTGA
- a CDS encoding glutathione S-transferase family protein, with product MITLYDYALSGNCFKVRYLLKALQLEFTKQPVDFYPGFEHRSDKFLKLNPLGQLPVLDDNGVIIRDAQAILVHLAAQYDPSFRWYPLNRPGMLGQIQIWLAFADSLTSTISAARLHDAMFFNLDAVAARCGADRLLRVLDEHLWFNEQSGHRWLCDGADPTIADVACFPYVALSEEGGVSLEEFPAIVRWCDRFMSLDDFEPMAGMIPLPLPKSSRKS from the coding sequence GTGATTACACTTTACGATTATGCGCTGTCAGGAAATTGCTTCAAGGTCCGCTATTTACTTAAGGCACTCCAATTGGAGTTCACCAAGCAGCCTGTAGATTTCTATCCAGGGTTCGAGCACCGTTCTGACAAATTTCTCAAGCTTAATCCGCTCGGGCAGCTTCCTGTGTTGGACGATAACGGGGTCATCATCAGAGATGCCCAAGCCATTCTCGTCCATCTGGCGGCGCAATATGATCCCTCATTCCGGTGGTACCCGCTCAATCGACCCGGCATGCTCGGTCAGATCCAGATATGGCTTGCGTTTGCAGACTCGTTGACATCGACGATCTCTGCTGCGCGTCTACACGATGCAATGTTTTTTAATTTGGACGCGGTCGCGGCTCGATGCGGTGCCGATCGATTGCTTCGAGTATTAGACGAGCACCTTTGGTTTAATGAGCAATCCGGGCACAGATGGTTATGCGATGGAGCGGATCCGACCATTGCTGACGTCGCTTGTTTTCCTTACGTGGCGCTGAGCGAGGAAGGTGGAGTTTCGCTCGAGGAGTTTCCAGCCATCGTGCGGTGGTGCGATCGGTTCATGTCTTTGGACGATTTTGAACCGATGGCCGGGATGATCCCACTGCCATTGCCAAAGAGCTCGAGGAAATCATAA
- a CDS encoding PDR/VanB family oxidoreductase, which produces MRLRVENIREETSEVKSFRLAPTSSDALPIFEPGSHISIHLAGNIIRQYSITNGPDHVDHYAIAVKREPASRGGSIAMHALKLGDEVTVDPPRNNFPMSQSDGKCIFLGGGIGITPLLSMARHLSKLNRNFELHLFARSSDLVPFKNELESQLEATLHLGLVPPKLNETIANLLSNRDANTQVYICGPGPFMELSRQSAEDAGWEDSRIHLEYFSVATDESLTSGDSFDVELRRSGVTLHVNSDQTITEVMQGAGLEIPTSCEQGVCGTCVTRVLEGRVDHRDHYFSEAERRSGEFMTPCVSRALGKKIVLDI; this is translated from the coding sequence ATGCGATTGCGGGTCGAGAATATTCGGGAAGAAACGTCCGAAGTTAAATCGTTTAGGTTAGCACCTACGTCATCTGATGCCTTGCCGATCTTCGAGCCGGGATCGCACATTAGTATACATTTGGCAGGCAACATAATCCGCCAATATTCGATCACGAACGGTCCGGATCATGTGGATCATTATGCGATCGCCGTAAAGAGAGAGCCTGCCTCCCGCGGTGGTTCCATCGCGATGCATGCGCTCAAGTTGGGGGACGAGGTCACGGTTGATCCGCCTCGAAATAATTTTCCGATGTCGCAAAGTGACGGGAAGTGCATTTTTTTGGGAGGCGGAATCGGGATTACGCCATTGCTTTCGATGGCGCGGCATCTCTCTAAGTTGAATCGGAACTTTGAGCTCCATCTCTTCGCGAGGTCGTCGGATTTAGTGCCTTTCAAGAATGAGCTTGAAAGTCAGCTAGAGGCTACGCTCCATCTGGGTTTAGTTCCGCCAAAACTGAATGAAACCATTGCCAATTTGCTGTCAAATCGGGATGCGAATACCCAAGTTTATATTTGTGGACCTGGGCCGTTTATGGAGCTCTCGCGCCAGAGCGCGGAAGACGCTGGGTGGGAAGATTCAAGAATTCATCTTGAATATTTTTCTGTGGCCACTGACGAGTCGCTGACATCCGGAGACTCTTTCGATGTTGAGTTGCGACGGTCTGGAGTTACCCTCCACGTGAATTCGGATCAGACCATCACCGAAGTCATGCAAGGCGCCGGTCTAGAAATTCCAACCTCCTGCGAACAAGGTGTGTGCGGAACATGCGTGACGCGCGTTCTAGAGGGAAGAGTGGACCACCGGGATCATTACTTTAGCGAGGCTGAGCGCCGATCGGGAGAATTTATGACCCCCTGCGTCTCGCGTGCGCTCGGAAAGAAGATCGTCCTCGATATCTAA
- a CDS encoding LysR family transcriptional regulator, which yields MGYPYDLDDVNSFMRIAQAGGMSRASNMFNVPKATLSHHLRRLEDALNVELFTRKAKGLELTDAGREFFAHCGKIFESCENAANAAQRAHSTVGGKVRIASSAEFGTSIIGAAAYYIATLNPQLDFDTQVYSPDRLASGQLDFDCMIYVGEAPPSSLIRRKMGEIFYGLYANPAFIREFGMPRTAEDIAKLNGAIYLRNGIPEEWQLSKGSENINVKCHPRFTVNEYWMAKYFAVQGAAIGYLPDFFVHYEVEQGALVPVLPEWRSQESAIYTLYPAHRYRNPRVMNLVKQMRTEFQSFIRYPGYSLINQIEPSTKQAKRRRTNGKSRKKAISRKKAVEST from the coding sequence ATGGGCTATCCGTACGATCTCGATGACGTGAATTCCTTCATGCGCATCGCCCAGGCTGGCGGCATGAGCCGCGCCTCCAACATGTTCAATGTGCCTAAAGCAACATTGAGCCATCATCTCAGACGATTGGAAGATGCACTCAATGTCGAACTTTTTACACGCAAAGCAAAAGGACTGGAGCTAACCGACGCCGGCCGTGAATTTTTTGCTCATTGTGGAAAGATCTTTGAGAGCTGCGAGAACGCCGCAAACGCCGCACAACGCGCCCACTCAACAGTTGGCGGCAAAGTTCGTATCGCATCTAGTGCTGAGTTCGGCACATCGATTATCGGCGCTGCCGCATACTACATCGCTACTCTGAATCCACAGCTTGACTTCGACACCCAAGTCTATTCGCCCGATCGGCTCGCGAGTGGTCAACTGGATTTTGATTGCATGATCTATGTGGGTGAAGCGCCACCTTCGAGCCTAATACGCCGGAAGATGGGCGAAATATTCTACGGCTTATACGCAAACCCTGCATTTATTCGCGAATTCGGAATGCCCCGGACAGCCGAAGACATAGCCAAACTCAACGGGGCTATTTATCTCCGCAACGGAATTCCGGAGGAGTGGCAATTGTCGAAGGGGAGCGAGAATATCAACGTGAAATGCCATCCACGATTCACAGTCAATGAGTACTGGATGGCCAAATATTTCGCCGTGCAAGGCGCAGCAATCGGATATTTGCCCGACTTCTTCGTTCACTACGAAGTCGAACAAGGAGCTCTCGTCCCCGTTCTTCCTGAATGGCGCTCGCAAGAGTCAGCGATCTACACTCTTTATCCTGCGCACAGATACCGTAACCCAAGAGTTATGAATCTCGTCAAACAAATGCGAACGGAATTTCAGTCTTTTATTCGATATCCGGGATACTCTCTAATTAATCAGATCGAACCTAGTACCAAGCAAGCCAAGCGACGCCGCACAAATGGTAAATCTCGAAAGAAAGCCATATCTCGAAAGAAAGCCGTCGAGTCTACTTAA
- a CDS encoding aromatic ring-hydroxylating oxygenase subunit alpha, whose amino-acid sequence MLDTGEVAVWTAVGTSDGLLDRKVQRAQIKATDLAVWRGEDGGVRAWSNRCPHRGMRLSYGFVRGNRLTCLYHGWTYDGTGGCALIPAHMKLTPPKTITVAMYRAAEAGGLIWVASSKTEGEPNFSGSWRAIRSIHIGAQASAVESAIEASPLESGHLVRASSPRAYIHELKDGGRVICALQEINDHQTMMHVAVEGSESLDRNQRIDAWTRRIRRAAEKLIAAAKSNRPVLEGAKV is encoded by the coding sequence ATGCTGGACACTGGAGAAGTCGCCGTTTGGACGGCGGTAGGGACGTCTGATGGCCTGTTGGACAGAAAAGTTCAGCGAGCTCAAATCAAGGCAACCGACCTCGCGGTTTGGCGCGGCGAGGATGGCGGAGTCAGAGCTTGGAGCAATCGGTGTCCGCATCGAGGCATGCGTCTGTCTTACGGTTTCGTTCGAGGTAATAGACTTACTTGCCTTTACCACGGCTGGACCTACGACGGCACCGGTGGCTGCGCGCTAATCCCAGCGCATATGAAGCTCACACCACCGAAGACAATCACTGTCGCCATGTATAGAGCTGCTGAAGCTGGTGGTTTGATTTGGGTCGCGTCCTCCAAAACAGAGGGAGAGCCTAATTTTAGCGGTTCGTGGCGCGCAATCCGCTCCATCCATATCGGAGCGCAGGCGTCTGCGGTCGAGAGTGCAATCGAGGCATCGCCCTTAGAATCTGGCCACCTCGTTAGGGCATCATCACCACGTGCGTACATACATGAACTGAAGGATGGGGGGCGCGTAATTTGTGCTCTTCAAGAGATCAACGACCATCAAACGATGATGCATGTCGCCGTTGAAGGTAGCGAAAGCCTCGATCGAAACCAGCGCATCGACGCATGGACCCGGAGAATCCGACGTGCAGCGGAGAAACTAATCGCTGCAGCGAAGTCTAATCGTCCGGTCCTGGAAGGAGCAAAAGTATGA
- a CDS encoding aromatic ring-hydroxylating oxygenase subunit alpha codes for MTIDSFTKAHWYAVGRPEDVAEGATRKTRLLGTDIEISRCGSELDARKIENGNFKKIPLQVRYGHLWTTMSDDPKPLFEMPEFDEDGRRLVTAGAISVRCSAPRAVENFLDMAHFPFVHTGILGDEAHSEVADYNVEMRSDVDEVWATKCEMYQPQAAASAAGGQITRYMYRVPHPTVSILYKTCPIRPEGVWDLVGLFIQPREEDLCDVHSFVLVFDEDNTDVGLLHFQQTIFIQDRMILENQVPRTLPLDPRSELPTRADASSIAFRRWLKAKGVKYGVNESQPSPVH; via the coding sequence ATGACAATTGATAGCTTCACAAAGGCTCATTGGTACGCGGTAGGGCGGCCCGAAGACGTAGCTGAGGGTGCCACACGAAAAACAAGGCTTTTAGGAACCGACATTGAGATTAGTCGATGCGGCTCGGAATTGGACGCGCGCAAGATTGAGAATGGCAACTTCAAGAAAATACCGCTCCAGGTTCGTTATGGCCATTTGTGGACGACGATGTCTGATGATCCAAAGCCGCTATTTGAAATGCCAGAGTTTGACGAAGATGGGCGCCGTCTGGTCACCGCGGGCGCCATTTCAGTGCGTTGTTCGGCGCCGCGCGCCGTTGAGAACTTCTTGGATATGGCGCATTTCCCGTTTGTTCACACGGGAATTCTCGGAGACGAAGCTCATTCCGAGGTCGCAGACTACAATGTCGAGATGCGTTCCGACGTCGATGAAGTATGGGCAACCAAGTGCGAGATGTACCAGCCGCAGGCGGCGGCGTCGGCCGCCGGTGGGCAGATAACCCGGTATATGTATCGCGTCCCTCACCCTACGGTTTCGATTCTGTACAAGACGTGTCCGATCCGTCCCGAGGGTGTTTGGGACTTGGTTGGTTTGTTCATACAGCCGCGTGAAGAAGACTTATGTGACGTTCATTCGTTCGTTCTCGTTTTCGATGAGGACAACACGGATGTGGGCCTGCTGCATTTCCAGCAGACCATCTTCATCCAGGACCGAATGATTCTAGAAAATCAAGTGCCCCGTACGTTGCCGCTCGACCCGCGGTCGGAACTGCCGACTCGCGCTGACGCCTCATCCATTGCATTCCGACGTTGGCTTAAGGCCAAAGGTGTCAAATACGGAGTGAACGAATCCCAGCCAAGTCCGGTGCACTGA
- a CDS encoding glutathione S-transferase family protein: MKLYDYVLSGNCYKVRLLASLLGLQYETVPIDFYPGRQHKEEWFLELNPLGQLPIIKDNGIIVRDAQAILLYVANCYDADKKWWPSTDAKQLGQVAQWLAFADQITSTASAARLHDMLGYPVDVETARRDAHQIFTVLEDHLVERELEKGEWIVGSNPTIADIACFPYTALAGDGGIDTSIYPAMLRWHRRVMSLPGFIDMPGINSIQ; encoded by the coding sequence ATGAAGCTCTACGACTACGTCCTGTCCGGAAATTGCTACAAAGTTAGGCTTCTGGCGTCTTTATTGGGACTGCAATACGAAACCGTTCCCATCGACTTCTATCCTGGCCGTCAGCATAAGGAAGAGTGGTTCCTTGAATTGAATCCGCTCGGACAGCTTCCGATCATAAAAGATAACGGCATCATCGTACGAGATGCGCAGGCGATATTGCTGTATGTCGCCAATTGCTATGACGCCGACAAAAAATGGTGGCCCTCTACTGATGCGAAGCAACTTGGGCAGGTAGCTCAGTGGTTGGCTTTCGCCGATCAGATTACCAGTACCGCATCCGCTGCCAGGCTCCATGACATGCTAGGCTATCCGGTCGATGTGGAAACGGCGCGCCGCGATGCGCATCAGATATTCACAGTGCTTGAAGATCATCTCGTAGAGCGAGAGCTTGAGAAAGGTGAATGGATTGTTGGATCAAATCCGACAATCGCCGATATCGCATGCTTCCCCTACACGGCGCTCGCTGGCGATGGTGGAATCGACACGTCGATCTATCCGGCAATGCTGCGGTGGCATCGACGAGTTATGTCACTGCCGGGATTCATTGATATGCCCGGCATCAACAGCATCCAATAG
- a CDS encoding ABC transporter ATP-binding protein codes for MLATQSVVEKEPPGFGETFLLELDGVTKRYPLTVANDGINLKLKKGEIHAVLGENGAGKSTLMKLIFGVVTPDEGIIRWNGEEVLITNPAQARALGISMVFQHFTLFETITVAENISLTVPGSIQEISNRVRKISKEFGLPIEPNAMVHTLSIGERQRVEIIRCLLQNPSLLILDEPTSVLPPPSVEQLFATLRGLSERGIAILYISHKLEEIRALCHSATILRQGRVTGTVIPAAKTAGELARLMIGKDLPTTKHAPARDTNVVGLEVNKLSTFKADPFAVNLDNISFEVRAGEILGIAGVSGNGQTLLTRLLSGEEPMTAAESGAIKMMGQPIADLDAAERRNRKLAFVPEERLGRGAAATMSLSDNALLTAHRYGMVDRGLVRFTRRNKFTEDTILDLDVRCSGRGALAASLSGGNLQKFIVGREMSHEPQVLVVAQPTWGIDVNAATMVRQKLVDLRDSGVAVLVVSEELEELFEISDRIAVMFKGRLSHAMPTRDADVEMVGRMMMGMFNPMYPNDVVIGAGTAAIPPSVTVGVGGQA; via the coding sequence ATGTTAGCAACTCAGAGTGTGGTCGAAAAAGAACCACCCGGGTTTGGGGAAACGTTTCTTCTGGAGCTGGATGGTGTCACCAAGCGCTACCCGCTTACGGTGGCCAATGATGGCATCAATCTGAAGCTCAAGAAGGGCGAGATACATGCCGTTCTCGGTGAGAACGGTGCCGGAAAATCAACGCTGATGAAGCTGATTTTTGGCGTTGTTACTCCAGACGAGGGAATAATTCGTTGGAACGGGGAAGAGGTGCTGATTACAAATCCGGCGCAAGCACGTGCGTTAGGTATCAGCATGGTGTTTCAGCATTTCACATTATTTGAAACGATCACGGTCGCGGAAAATATCTCACTGACCGTTCCCGGCAGCATCCAGGAAATCTCGAACCGCGTACGCAAGATCAGCAAGGAGTTTGGTCTTCCGATCGAGCCTAATGCTATGGTGCATACGCTGTCGATCGGCGAACGTCAGCGCGTTGAAATCATCCGCTGCCTCTTGCAGAATCCTTCACTACTCATTCTCGATGAGCCAACGTCAGTGCTGCCACCGCCGAGCGTCGAGCAGTTATTCGCTACGCTCCGCGGCTTGTCGGAGAGAGGAATTGCGATTCTCTATATCAGCCACAAGCTAGAAGAGATTCGCGCACTGTGTCATTCGGCGACTATCTTGCGGCAAGGCCGTGTGACTGGAACCGTGATTCCGGCCGCCAAGACCGCCGGCGAACTGGCGCGCCTGATGATCGGTAAAGATCTTCCGACTACGAAGCATGCGCCAGCGAGGGACACGAATGTTGTTGGCCTAGAAGTGAATAAGCTCTCGACGTTCAAGGCTGACCCGTTTGCAGTCAATCTCGACAATATTTCTTTCGAGGTGCGCGCCGGGGAGATTCTTGGTATCGCGGGTGTCTCGGGCAATGGGCAAACGCTGCTCACGCGGCTTTTGTCCGGCGAGGAGCCGATGACGGCGGCGGAGAGCGGTGCCATCAAGATGATGGGACAGCCAATTGCCGACTTGGATGCTGCGGAGCGGCGTAACAGGAAGCTGGCGTTTGTTCCGGAAGAACGTTTAGGCCGCGGCGCCGCTGCGACGATGTCGCTGTCGGACAACGCGCTTCTCACTGCGCATCGTTACGGCATGGTAGATCGCGGTCTCGTGCGCTTCACACGTCGTAATAAATTCACCGAAGACACTATCCTCGATCTGGACGTGCGGTGCAGTGGGCGTGGAGCGCTTGCGGCAAGTCTGTCGGGCGGAAACCTGCAAAAGTTCATCGTTGGCCGCGAAATGTCGCACGAGCCACAGGTACTCGTCGTAGCACAGCCGACATGGGGCATCGACGTCAACGCAGCAACCATGGTTCGCCAAAAACTTGTCGATCTGCGCGACAGCGGTGTCGCCGTCCTGGTGGTGTCAGAAGAACTTGAGGAGCTGTTCGAGATTTCCGATCGAATTGCAGTGATGTTCAAAGGACGTCTATCGCATGCCATGCCGACGCGGGACGCCGACGTTGAAATGGTAGGGCGCATGATGATGGGAATGTTCAATCCAATGTATCCGAACGACGTAGTGATCGGCGCCGGCACTGCAGCGATTCCGCCCAGTGTAACGGTCGGTGTCGGAGGGCAAGCATAA
- a CDS encoding ABC transporter permease: MFPFSINIVPRRTASNNGVLLVPLFTIVLAVLSATIIFSVYGTSPGKALYSFFIEPLSSSYNFGEVLLKATPLILVAQGLAIGFRAKVWNIGAEGQFIIGAICASLLPITFPNSQSLFMMPAMIVVAALSGMAWATIAAALRTRFNASEIIVTLMLTEVARQLLYYLVTGPLRDPGGYNFPQSVPFPDAAMFTSIGDTRANMSILICIGVSIAAWVFVARSFVGFRLLVGGLSPDAARYAGFSQPQAVWLSLLISGATAGLAGLAEVAGPFGKLSAAIPSGYGYAGIIVAFLGGLNPVGIVLAGLFMAMIYIGGDNSLATAQIPAAAPAVVQGLLLVYYLAFAFLINNEIRITSTKIARAKA; the protein is encoded by the coding sequence ATGTTTCCGTTCTCGATCAATATTGTCCCGCGTCGCACGGCGTCTAACAATGGCGTATTGCTTGTCCCGTTGTTCACGATCGTACTGGCTGTTCTGTCGGCCACGATCATCTTCAGTGTTTACGGCACAAGCCCAGGTAAAGCGCTCTACAGCTTTTTCATTGAACCATTATCATCGAGCTACAATTTTGGTGAGGTTCTGCTCAAGGCAACACCACTGATCTTGGTGGCCCAAGGATTGGCGATTGGCTTCCGGGCGAAGGTCTGGAATATCGGCGCCGAAGGGCAGTTCATCATTGGCGCCATCTGCGCGAGTCTCCTGCCTATCACCTTTCCGAATAGTCAGTCGCTGTTCATGATGCCAGCCATGATCGTTGTTGCGGCTTTATCGGGAATGGCGTGGGCCACAATCGCCGCTGCGCTTCGGACCCGCTTCAACGCTAGTGAGATCATTGTCACGCTTATGCTGACGGAGGTGGCGCGCCAACTTCTTTATTATCTGGTGACGGGACCTTTGCGCGATCCCGGCGGATACAATTTTCCACAGTCGGTTCCGTTTCCAGACGCGGCAATGTTTACGTCAATCGGCGACACCCGCGCAAATATGTCGATCCTTATCTGCATCGGAGTGAGTATTGCAGCCTGGGTGTTCGTGGCGCGAAGCTTTGTCGGCTTCCGCCTCTTGGTCGGTGGTTTGTCGCCAGATGCCGCGCGTTATGCCGGCTTCTCGCAGCCGCAAGCGGTCTGGCTGTCATTATTGATCAGTGGCGCAACGGCTGGCCTTGCGGGTTTGGCTGAGGTTGCGGGCCCGTTTGGTAAACTTTCTGCAGCCATACCATCGGGCTACGGTTACGCGGGCATTATCGTCGCCTTTCTCGGCGGTTTAAATCCTGTAGGTATTGTGCTCGCCGGTTTATTCATGGCCATGATCTATATTGGCGGCGACAACTCTTTGGCAACCGCGCAAATCCCAGCTGCGGCGCCGGCGGTAGTTCAGGGCCTGCTACTCGTTTATTACTTGGCGTTTGCCTTCCTCATTAATAACGAAATTCGCATTACATCGACGAAGATTGCGAGGGCCAAGGCATGA
- a CDS encoding ABC transporter permease, translating to MSEALIFVLAGAFATATPLLLAALGELISEKSGVLNLSVEGMMAVGAATGFVLVESTGSHSFAMLGGAVAGMLLSCLFALLVLRLLANQIATGLAIGLLGLGVSALLGQYNEGATTSTMAKLDIPVLSKIPLLGPILFHQDIIVYLTFGFAAVVGWFMYRTKAGLMLRVVGENPQAAHSLGLHPTAIRFAAILFGGAMAGLAGAYASTVLTPLWSQGMIAGRGWIAIALVVFGSWRPARVMAGAYFFGAVQLLDLAVQSVGITIPSQVMTCVPYVSTIVILAIVSRDTIRIRLNAPMSLGETYQPAT from the coding sequence ATGAGTGAAGCATTGATCTTCGTGCTGGCGGGAGCGTTCGCAACAGCCACTCCACTTCTTCTTGCTGCACTCGGTGAGTTGATCTCCGAGAAATCAGGTGTTCTCAACCTGAGCGTTGAAGGAATGATGGCGGTTGGTGCTGCGACCGGTTTCGTTCTTGTAGAGTCGACGGGTTCGCACTCGTTTGCGATGCTAGGTGGTGCTGTCGCCGGAATGCTACTCTCGTGCCTATTTGCGTTGCTGGTGCTGCGTCTTTTAGCCAACCAGATCGCAACCGGCCTTGCGATCGGTCTACTTGGACTCGGCGTTTCGGCGCTGCTCGGGCAATACAATGAAGGCGCGACCACGAGCACCATGGCTAAGCTCGATATTCCAGTGCTGTCAAAGATTCCGCTGCTCGGGCCGATCCTCTTTCATCAGGATATAATAGTGTACCTTACGTTCGGCTTCGCGGCGGTCGTTGGTTGGTTTATGTATCGTACCAAGGCAGGCTTGATGCTCCGCGTAGTCGGAGAAAATCCCCAAGCCGCTCATTCCTTGGGCTTGCATCCAACGGCTATTCGTTTCGCAGCAATTCTGTTCGGCGGTGCCATGGCTGGACTTGCCGGCGCCTATGCGTCGACCGTTCTGACCCCACTCTGGTCCCAAGGTATGATCGCGGGCCGCGGCTGGATTGCTATCGCTCTTGTTGTGTTTGGTTCTTGGCGACCTGCGCGCGTGATGGCGGGCGCATACTTCTTTGGTGCTGTTCAGCTGCTCGATCTTGCGGTGCAATCGGTTGGCATCACCATTCCCTCTCAGGTGATGACATGTGTGCCTTATGTGTCGACGATCGTCATCCTAGCCATCGTTTCACGGGACACCATTCGTATTCGGCTGAATGCACCGATGTCGCTTGGAGAAACGTATCAGCCGGCGACCTAG